In one window of Vicinamibacteria bacterium DNA:
- a CDS encoding sulfatase/phosphatase domain-containing protein, whose product DETIVVFTADHGHSLGDHDYSFHHGDFLYESSVRIPLIIRWPDKVPAGLVVGQQVRSIDVAPTLLELARVPAGLNMDGTSLASFWKDANQPPRDAYLESDVKMMAANTRRTVDGVLGKLRALRHGGFKLVMTPSYDGPVFELYDLIQDPEEQNNLAEAEEHHEIFTELLASLLASTPADERAAFTKIDRKAIDGESAGESVLGKSDRELLKALGYIN is encoded by the coding sequence GACGAGACGATCGTCGTCTTCACCGCCGACCACGGCCACTCCCTCGGGGATCACGACTACTCATTTCATCACGGCGATTTTCTGTACGAGTCCAGCGTCCGTATCCCGCTCATCATTCGCTGGCCCGATAAGGTGCCCGCTGGCCTCGTCGTCGGACAGCAGGTGCGCTCCATCGATGTCGCCCCAACGCTTCTGGAGCTGGCTCGGGTCCCGGCCGGGCTCAACATGGACGGCACCAGTCTGGCGAGCTTCTGGAAGGACGCCAACCAACCGCCGCGCGACGCCTATCTAGAATCCGATGTCAAGATGATGGCGGCGAACACCCGGCGCACCGTCGACGGCGTTCTGGGAAAGCTCCGCGCCCTACGGCATGGCGGCTTCAAGCTGGTCATGACTCCAAGCTACGACGGCCCGGTTTTCGAGCTCTACGATCTGATTCAGGACCCCGAAGAGCAAAACAACCTGGCAGAAGCCGAGGAGCATCACGAGATCTTTACCGAGCTGCTTGCTTCGCTTTTAGCCTCGACTCCCGCGGACGAGCGCGCCGCTTTCACGAAAATCGATCGGAAGGCGATCGACGGAGAGTCCGCAGGCGAGAGCGTCCTGGGCAAGAGCGATCGCGAGCTCCTGAAGGCGCTCGGCTACATCAACTGA
- a CDS encoding sigma-54 dependent transcriptional regulator: protein MNRILVVDDEESMRQLLEIALGKDGYRVTAAESGGAAIKLLERNAYDLVISDIKMPDMSGVEVLRHVKETDPSIPVIMVTAYASAETAVEALRLGAYDYLTKPFKVEELKTNISNALEKERLKEEVGNLKRELKQKYGLDSMLGRSPVMLELFEHLKSVAATMSTVLITGESGTGKELAARAIHVNSPRADEPFVSINCGAVPETLLESELFGHLKGSFTGATTNHKGLFEVAHRGTIFLDEIGEMSPTMQVKLLRVLQERRIRRIGSTEEIEVDVRILAATNKDLEAGVRDKSFREDLYYRLNVIPIHLPPLRERLSDVPLLAEHSLSKAASAMGKTVNKISEEALELLCAYDWPGNVRELENVIERAVALERSSIIMPERLPEKIRHPGGARGTADAAPAPSAFPEEGLDFSEKVATLEKELLSSAMERASGVQTKAAKLLKMNLRSFRYLLSKYNLR from the coding sequence TTGAATCGGATCCTCGTCGTGGATGACGAAGAGTCCATGCGTCAGCTGCTCGAGATCGCGCTCGGCAAGGACGGCTACCGGGTGACGGCAGCGGAATCCGGGGGGGCGGCCATCAAGCTGCTGGAGAGAAACGCCTACGACCTGGTTATATCGGACATCAAGATGCCGGACATGAGCGGCGTCGAGGTCCTGCGCCACGTCAAAGAGACGGATCCATCGATTCCGGTCATCATGGTGACGGCCTACGCTTCGGCGGAAACCGCGGTCGAGGCGCTGCGGCTCGGAGCCTACGACTACCTCACCAAGCCCTTCAAGGTCGAGGAGCTGAAGACCAATATCAGCAACGCGCTGGAGAAGGAGCGGCTGAAGGAAGAGGTCGGCAACCTCAAGCGTGAGCTCAAACAGAAGTATGGCCTGGACAGCATGCTCGGACGCAGCCCGGTGATGCTGGAGCTCTTCGAGCACTTGAAGTCGGTAGCGGCGACGATGTCGACCGTGCTGATCACCGGGGAGAGCGGCACGGGAAAGGAGCTCGCGGCCCGCGCGATTCACGTGAACAGTCCGCGAGCCGATGAGCCTTTCGTCTCGATCAACTGTGGCGCCGTTCCCGAGACTCTGCTCGAGAGCGAGCTGTTCGGCCACCTGAAAGGCTCCTTCACCGGAGCCACGACGAATCACAAAGGATTGTTCGAAGTGGCGCACCGGGGGACCATCTTCCTCGACGAGATCGGAGAAATGAGCCCGACGATGCAGGTCAAACTGCTGCGCGTGCTGCAAGAAAGGCGCATCCGCCGCATCGGCTCGACCGAGGAGATCGAGGTCGACGTACGTATTCTCGCGGCCACCAACAAAGATCTGGAAGCCGGGGTACGCGACAAGAGTTTTCGCGAAGATCTCTACTATCGCCTGAACGTCATCCCGATCCATTTGCCGCCTCTGCGGGAACGGTTGAGCGACGTGCCGCTTCTGGCCGAGCACAGCCTGTCGAAGGCGGCGTCGGCGATGGGCAAGACCGTCAACAAGATCTCGGAAGAGGCCCTGGAGCTTCTTTGCGCCTACGACTGGCCGGGAAACGTGCGCGAGCTGGAGAACGTGATCGAACGTGCCGTCGCCCTCGAGAGATCCAGCATCATCATGCCCGAGCGCCTTCCGGAGAAAATCCGCCACCCCGGCGGCGCCCGCGGGACGGCCGATGCTGCGCCCGCACCGTCGGCGTTTCCCGAGGAGGGCCTGGATTTCAGCGAGAAGGTCGCGACTCTGGAAAAGGAGCTCTTGTCGTCGGCGATGGAGCGGGCCAGTGGGGTTCAGACCAAAGCGGCGAAGCTGCTCAAGATGAACCTACGCTCTTTTCGCTATCTGCTGTCGAAGTACAACTTGAGGTGA